The following coding sequences are from one Hyphomicrobiales bacterium window:
- a CDS encoding cytochrome P450, protein MNHLPYDPGSRRLSVDPRDDAFVQNPYTAYAALHAASGDDGPIVFWEAYGHWVFGGLNAANALFRDRRLGRQILHKTSRKALGWDEPAAHTADFDAIDARSLLELEPPDHTRLRGLINRAFVSRHVEALGPEIAAETQKAMDAFSDAPDLIADFGEPIAGNTIARMLGIDLAHVPQLLAWSHAMVQMYAFGRDRAVEEAANAAARDFTAFVRKEIAKRRAAPGPDLLTHLITAHEAQDRLTEDEIVSTTILLLNAGHEATVHAMGNGLRTLFHSSREEHQTWLSTPEAMTEEILRHTPPLHMFMRYVLEDCKLFGVPLHQGDVIGLHLGLANHDPRAMPEPQRFNPAREPVKQVAFGAGIHFCIGHTLARLEMATAIPMLFQRFPNIRMAETPRFKDAYHFHGLERLKVTLG, encoded by the coding sequence ATGAATCACCTCCCCTATGACCCTGGATCCCGGCGCCTTTCCGTCGATCCGCGTGACGATGCGTTCGTCCAGAACCCATACACAGCCTATGCCGCGCTCCACGCGGCAAGCGGCGATGATGGACCTATCGTGTTTTGGGAGGCGTATGGCCATTGGGTGTTCGGCGGTCTGAATGCGGCGAATGCGCTGTTTCGTGACAGACGTTTGGGACGGCAGATTCTGCACAAGACAAGCCGCAAGGCACTTGGTTGGGATGAACCGGCTGCGCATACCGCCGACTTCGACGCCATTGATGCGCGCTCGCTTTTGGAGCTCGAACCACCGGACCACACCCGTCTGCGTGGTTTGATCAATCGCGCATTTGTCTCTCGTCATGTGGAAGCACTTGGGCCGGAGATCGCAGCTGAAACGCAAAAAGCGATGGATGCGTTTTCGGATGCGCCAGATCTCATTGCTGATTTTGGAGAGCCAATTGCCGGCAACACCATCGCACGCATGCTTGGCATCGACCTGGCGCACGTGCCGCAGCTTCTCGCCTGGTCGCACGCGATGGTGCAAATGTACGCTTTCGGTCGTGATCGCGCCGTCGAGGAGGCGGCCAATGCTGCCGCGCGGGATTTCACAGCGTTTGTGCGGAAAGAGATCGCCAAGCGCCGCGCTGCGCCAGGGCCTGATCTGCTGACCCATCTTATTACCGCACATGAAGCGCAGGATCGTCTCACCGAAGATGAAATCGTCTCAACCACCATCCTGCTCTTGAATGCCGGCCATGAGGCAACGGTGCACGCGATGGGTAACGGCCTGCGCACGCTGTTCCATTCATCACGGGAGGAGCACCAGACCTGGCTTTCAACCCCAGAAGCCATGACCGAGGAGATTCTACGCCACACGCCACCGCTGCACATGTTCATGCGATATGTGTTGGAAGACTGTAAGCTTTTCGGTGTGCCGTTGCACCAAGGCGACGTTATTGGCCTTCACCTTGGGCTCGCCAATCACGATCCGCGCGCGATGCCGGAGCCTCAGCGCTTCAACCCCGCGCGTGAACCGGTCAAACAAGTGGCGTTTGGCGCTGGAATCCATTTCTGCATTGGACACACGCTGGCACGGCTGGAAATGGCCACGGCCATCCCGATGCTGTTTCAACGCTTTCCGAACATCCGCATGGCCGAAACGCCGCGTTTCAAAGACGCCTACCATTTTCACGGGCTTGAGCGCCTGAAGGTCACGCTCGGATGA
- a CDS encoding dipeptidase, giving the protein MSRQLVFDGHNDLLARLYLAGGVSAASQFQAGRPSGHLDANKARAGGFGGGFFAIWVPSTQRGKPQRRDANEAMRAFHYDIPLSPMVPADDALRAARIQLETLQTLQDLGSLTICTTADDIERVMEAGGIAAFLHMEGAEAIDPDFAVLDEFHALGLRSLGPVWSRPTIYGEGVPFRFPGSPDVGGGLTDHGKRLIAKCNALNVMVDLAHLNEAGFWDVARLSDAPLVATHSNAHALCPHARNLTDKQLDVIAASGGVVGLNFAAAFLRADGRMRSDTPVSLMLEHLDHMIKRMGEDHVALGSDFDGAVIPADIGSVAGLPVLVSAMEEHGYGYELIAKICRGNWMRVIGLTQGH; this is encoded by the coding sequence ATGAGCCGTCAGCTCGTCTTTGACGGTCACAATGATCTGCTGGCAAGGCTCTATCTGGCCGGCGGCGTTTCCGCCGCTAGCCAATTCCAGGCCGGTCGGCCAAGTGGTCACCTGGATGCAAACAAAGCGCGAGCAGGCGGTTTTGGCGGCGGCTTTTTCGCCATCTGGGTGCCGAGCACGCAGCGGGGCAAGCCACAGCGCCGCGACGCCAATGAAGCGATGCGAGCCTTTCACTACGACATCCCGCTGTCACCGATGGTGCCCGCCGATGACGCCCTGCGCGCCGCACGCATCCAGTTGGAAACGCTTCAGACGCTACAGGACCTAGGTTCACTGACGATCTGCACCACAGCGGACGACATCGAACGCGTGATGGAAGCCGGTGGGATCGCTGCTTTTCTGCACATGGAAGGCGCGGAGGCGATCGACCCGGATTTCGCTGTACTGGACGAGTTTCATGCGCTTGGTCTGCGATCGCTCGGGCCAGTGTGGAGCCGCCCGACCATCTATGGTGAAGGTGTGCCGTTCCGCTTTCCCGGTTCGCCGGACGTGGGTGGCGGCTTGACCGATCATGGCAAGCGACTGATTGCCAAGTGCAACGCGTTGAACGTGATGGTCGATCTGGCGCATCTCAATGAGGCGGGCTTTTGGGATGTCGCGCGGCTGAGTGACGCGCCGCTGGTCGCCACGCACTCGAACGCTCACGCACTCTGTCCCCATGCGCGCAACCTAACCGACAAGCAATTGGATGTCATCGCCGCGTCCGGCGGCGTGGTTGGGCTCAACTTTGCGGCGGCCTTTTTGCGCGCCGATGGCCGGATGCGCAGCGACACGCCGGTTTCTTTGATGCTTGAGCACCTTGATCACATGATCAAACGAATGGGCGAGGATCACGTCGCACTCGGGTCAGATTTCGACGGCGCTGTCATTCCTGCCGACATAGGCTCCGTTGCAGGCCTGCCGGTTCTTGTCAGCGCCATGGAAGAGCATGGCTATGGCTATGAACTGATCGCCAAGATCTGCCGCGGCAATTGGATGCGCGTGATCGGCTTAACGCAAGGCCACTAA
- a CDS encoding ChaN family lipoprotein — protein sequence MRFAHPTALLTKSALLAALLGGLIMPTQAPAQTDSDLDACAFETIIDLRTGVPTTARRLFGEAGNTQLVFLGERHGTPEHVALASCILEAKTGSRPPVLALEHVPASSQRELDDWRRNNAFDTDLFADIVDWEGLGWPDFNIYRPLIETAGNARAHVIATDQPQPGAGGPSYDALLEVAPTYGLQTDEIVEAWIPDMIAGHCGLIDEEAAERMALAQMERDRIMAGRLVAGRGRGPSTLYFGGKGHVRMDRAIPYLIARTDRPPSMLTIAAYTVDEWASVLEEGPIRDQGLNARYDIVVVAGESNPTDEFLCEQMRAIMGG from the coding sequence ATGCGTTTTGCCCATCCGACGGCTCTGTTGACCAAATCCGCACTTCTGGCCGCTCTGCTGGGTGGGTTGATCATGCCGACCCAAGCCCCGGCTCAGACTGACAGTGACTTGGATGCTTGTGCTTTTGAGACGATCATCGATCTGCGCACAGGCGTGCCAACGACGGCGCGACGTTTGTTTGGTGAAGCAGGGAACACGCAGCTGGTGTTTTTAGGCGAGCGCCACGGCACGCCGGAGCATGTCGCGCTGGCCTCCTGCATTCTTGAAGCAAAGACCGGAAGCAGGCCGCCTGTCCTGGCTTTGGAACACGTGCCCGCCAGCAGTCAGCGCGAGCTTGACGATTGGCGCCGCAACAATGCCTTTGACACCGACCTTTTCGCCGACATTGTCGATTGGGAGGGCTTGGGTTGGCCCGATTTCAACATCTATCGCCCACTGATCGAAACCGCCGGCAACGCGCGCGCGCATGTGATCGCGACAGATCAACCACAACCCGGCGCTGGCGGCCCGTCCTACGACGCCCTGTTGGAGGTCGCCCCGACCTATGGCTTGCAGACCGACGAGATTGTCGAGGCCTGGATTCCGGACATGATCGCCGGCCATTGCGGATTGATCGATGAAGAGGCCGCCGAGCGCATGGCGCTGGCGCAGATGGAACGCGATCGGATCATGGCTGGCCGGCTTGTGGCAGGGCGCGGGCGCGGGCCCTCAACGCTGTACTTCGGCGGAAAGGGACATGTGCGCATGGATCGCGCAATTCCCTATCTGATTGCGCGCACCGACCGCCCACCCAGCATGCTGACCATTGCCGCCTACACCGTCGATGAATGGGCAAGTGTGCTTGAAGAGGGGCCGATCCGCGACCAAGGGCTTAATGCACGCTACGACATTGTAGTCGTTGCCGGGGAATCGAACCCAACCGACGAGTTTTTGTGCGAGCAGATGCGCGCCATCATGGGTGGGTGA
- the ispH gene encoding 4-hydroxy-3-methylbut-2-enyl diphosphate reductase — MANASPSLTLRLCGPRGFCAGVDRAIQMVVMALRRYGAPVYVRHEIVHNRYVVDGLREKGAIFVKELDEIPDGSKAPVIFSAHGVPKSVPAHAEALNLLYFDATCPLVSKVHKQAARHMKLGRQVVLVGHAGHPEVVGTMGQLPEGAVDLIETPDDVAAYSPPDPAMLGYVTQTTLSVDDTADVINALKAKFPEIADPAGESICYATTNRQEAVKAAAPGTDLFLVVGAQNSSNSKRLVEVAERAGAAKGLLIAGPDDIDMNTISDGAVVALSAGASAPEILVEGVINRFKDRFQVSLDLVETAQENELFPVARALRDVDLTRDDMRFVNG, encoded by the coding sequence ATGGCAAACGCTTCCCCCTCCCTAACCCTTCGCCTGTGCGGTCCGCGTGGATTCTGCGCCGGGGTCGATCGCGCCATTCAAATGGTCGTGATGGCGCTGAGACGGTATGGCGCGCCGGTCTATGTGCGCCATGAAATCGTGCACAACCGCTATGTGGTCGATGGTCTGCGGGAAAAAGGCGCTATATTCGTCAAGGAGTTGGACGAGATACCCGATGGCTCCAAAGCACCGGTGATTTTCTCGGCTCACGGCGTACCGAAATCAGTGCCGGCCCATGCTGAGGCGCTGAACCTCCTCTATTTCGATGCCACCTGCCCGCTCGTTTCCAAAGTCCATAAACAGGCCGCGCGGCACATGAAACTCGGCCGCCAAGTGGTGTTGGTTGGCCATGCCGGTCACCCGGAGGTTGTTGGTACCATGGGGCAATTGCCAGAAGGTGCGGTGGACCTGATTGAAACGCCTGATGATGTGGCCGCCTATTCGCCGCCAGACCCAGCTATGCTCGGTTACGTGACGCAAACGACGCTTTCGGTGGACGACACCGCCGATGTGATCAATGCGCTGAAGGCGAAATTCCCCGAGATCGCCGATCCAGCCGGCGAATCGATTTGTTATGCCACCACCAACCGGCAGGAAGCGGTGAAAGCCGCTGCGCCGGGTACTGACCTTTTTCTGGTGGTGGGCGCGCAGAACTCCTCCAACTCCAAGCGGTTGGTGGAAGTCGCCGAGCGGGCCGGTGCTGCCAAAGGGTTGCTGATCGCAGGACCGGACGACATTGATATGAACACCATCTCCGATGGTGCTGTCGTGGCGCTTTCTGCAGGCGCATCAGCGCCGGAAATCCTGGTGGAAGGCGTCATCAACCGGTTCAAAGACCGATTCCAGGTTTCGCTTGATCTTGTTGAAACCGCTCAAGAAAACGAGCTCTTTCCGGTTGCCAGGGCTCTGCGCGATGTTGACCTCACCCGCGATGACATGCGCTTCGTAAACGGCTAA
- the thrB gene encoding homoserine kinase, with amino-acid sequence MAVYTDVSDDDLDSFLADYNLGEVLAFKGIAEGVENSNFLLRTEAGTYILTLFEKRVNAGDLPFFLDLMKHLVERGLNCPLPIARRDGAVLGELCGRPATIISFLDGVAIRRPRAEHCRKLGEVLAKFHLATADFPTNRPNDLSLVGWREVYDGIPAKAADEAFPGLRTRMGRELDQMDKLWPHDLPSGVIHADLFTDNVFFLNNQVSGLIDFYFACTDAYAYDLVICLNAWCFEPDLAFNVTKARALVAGYQSIRQLEREEIEALPLLARGASIRFLVTRLNDWLTVPDGALVVPKNPQEYATKLAFHQGVYDARFYGLDFD; translated from the coding sequence ATGGCTGTCTACACCGATGTCAGCGATGACGACCTTGATAGCTTTCTTGCCGATTACAATCTTGGCGAGGTGCTGGCTTTCAAAGGCATTGCCGAAGGCGTTGAGAACTCCAACTTTTTGCTGCGCACGGAAGCTGGGACCTACATTCTGACGCTGTTTGAAAAGCGCGTGAATGCAGGGGACCTGCCGTTTTTTCTCGATCTAATGAAACATCTAGTGGAGCGCGGCCTCAATTGCCCGCTGCCCATTGCCCGGCGTGATGGAGCCGTGCTTGGCGAGCTATGCGGACGCCCCGCAACAATCATCTCCTTTCTGGACGGCGTTGCAATCCGCCGCCCACGGGCCGAGCATTGCCGCAAGCTTGGTGAGGTGCTGGCCAAATTCCATCTGGCTACGGCGGACTTTCCGACCAACCGACCAAACGATCTTTCATTGGTTGGATGGCGCGAAGTTTATGATGGCATTCCGGCCAAGGCGGCCGACGAGGCCTTTCCAGGTCTGCGCACGCGCATGGGCCGCGAACTCGATCAGATGGACAAGCTTTGGCCGCACGATTTGCCATCCGGAGTCATCCATGCGGACCTCTTCACCGACAATGTGTTCTTCCTGAACAATCAGGTGTCCGGGCTCATCGACTTCTACTTCGCCTGCACCGACGCCTATGCCTACGATTTGGTGATCTGCCTCAATGCCTGGTGTTTTGAGCCGGACTTGGCGTTCAACGTCACCAAAGCGCGGGCGCTCGTCGCCGGCTATCAAAGCATTCGCCAACTGGAGCGTGAGGAGATCGAGGCGCTTCCGTTGTTGGCGCGTGGTGCGTCCATTCGCTTTCTGGTGACCCGCCTCAATGATTGGCTGACCGTACCGGATGGTGCGCTCGTAGTGCCGAAAAACCCGCAGGAATACGCCACCAAACTTGCCTTTCACCAAGGCGTCTACGACGCCCGCTTTTATGGGTTGGACTTTGACTGA
- the rnhA gene encoding ribonuclease HI — MGWTLTEKLVEIWTDGACSGNPGPGGWGAILTFNGHEKELKGGESETTNNRMELTAAIEALAALTRRSKVAVHTDSSYVKDGITKWMVNWKARGWKTADKKPVKNRDLWEQLDAQILNHDVAWHWVKGHAGDEMNERADELARAGMAPFKPSKNNEA; from the coding sequence ATGGGTTGGACTTTGACTGAGAAGCTCGTGGAAATATGGACGGATGGCGCATGCTCCGGCAATCCCGGCCCGGGAGGCTGGGGCGCGATCCTGACCTTCAATGGTCATGAAAAAGAGTTGAAGGGCGGCGAGAGCGAGACCACCAACAACCGCATGGAACTGACGGCAGCCATCGAAGCGCTGGCCGCTTTGACGCGCCGGTCCAAGGTCGCGGTTCACACCGACTCGTCCTATGTCAAAGACGGCATAACCAAATGGATGGTGAACTGGAAAGCCCGTGGCTGGAAAACTGCTGACAAAAAACCGGTCAAAAACAGGGATTTATGGGAGCAACTTGACGCTCAGATTCTGAATCATGACGTAGCGTGGCATTGGGTTAAGGGCCATGCGGGCGACGAAATGAACGAGCGCGCGGACGAACTCGCCCGCGCCGGTATGGCGCCATTCAAGCCAAGCAAAAACAACGAGGCTTAG
- a CDS encoding N-acetyl-gamma-glutamyl-phosphate reductase, with translation MTKTIKTAILGASGYTGADAMRLALRHPNIEIVALTANTHAGKPVGDVFEHLRGVDLPDLVTLDDVDWKGVDLVICALPHGTTQATTKTIRATNPDCVVVDMSADFRLRDTDTYAQWYGIPHGAPELQGEAAYGLSEHNRDAIAGAKIVACPGCFPTAALTALIPPLADGHIQADDIVIDAKTGISGAGRGLKQGMLFAEAGEGTSPYGIGHHRHMPEIEQELSKASSQAITIGFTPHLVPMSRGELLTCHVRLANNVSVDDVRAGLAARYADEPFVLVLDEGQIPKTQNVRGSNMVHIGVFKDRLPGRAIIIAALDNLVKGSAGQALQNVNIAFGFEETLGLEQVALFP, from the coding sequence ATGACCAAAACCATCAAAACTGCGATCCTAGGCGCGTCCGGTTACACCGGCGCAGATGCGATGCGGCTCGCGCTGCGCCATCCGAATATCGAGATCGTCGCGCTGACGGCCAACACGCACGCAGGCAAACCGGTCGGTGATGTTTTTGAACATCTTCGTGGCGTCGACTTGCCGGATTTGGTCACGCTTGACGATGTCGACTGGAAAGGCGTCGATCTGGTCATTTGCGCCTTACCGCATGGCACCACGCAGGCCACGACGAAAACCATCCGCGCGACCAACCCCGACTGCGTGGTCGTTGATATGTCGGCTGACTTCCGGCTGCGTGACACTGATACCTATGCTCAATGGTATGGCATCCCGCACGGCGCGCCGGAACTCCAGGGTGAAGCTGCCTATGGACTGTCCGAACACAACCGCGATGCCATCGCAGGCGCAAAGATCGTGGCCTGCCCAGGATGCTTTCCCACTGCCGCGTTGACGGCGTTAATCCCGCCGCTCGCCGATGGCCATATCCAAGCGGACGACATTGTCATCGACGCCAAGACCGGCATTTCCGGTGCGGGCAGGGGCCTGAAGCAAGGCATGCTGTTTGCCGAGGCCGGCGAGGGTACATCCCCGTATGGAATCGGCCATCACCGTCATATGCCGGAGATCGAGCAAGAGCTTTCCAAAGCGTCAAGCCAAGCGATCACCATCGGCTTCACACCACATCTGGTGCCGATGTCCCGCGGCGAGCTGCTGACATGTCACGTCAGACTCGCGAACAATGTTTCGGTTGATGATGTACGGGCCGGGCTCGCAGCGCGCTATGCCGATGAACCGTTCGTGTTGGTGCTCGATGAAGGGCAGATTCCAAAAACACAGAACGTGCGTGGCTCCAACATGGTCCATATCGGCGTCTTCAAGGACCGGCTACCGGGCAGGGCGATCATCATTGCGGCGCTCGACAATCTGGTGAAGGGGTCGGCGGGCCAGGCTCTGCAGAACGTCAATATCGCGTTTGGCTTTGAGGAGACGCTCGGCCTGGAACAGGTCGCGCTTTTCCCCTAA
- the rpsI gene encoding 30S ribosomal protein S9 yields MAEQITSLEDLGGAMGVAPGEGDAPVTDAAPVHVQKLDDQGRAYATGKRKDAIARVWVKPGSGQITVNGKDFSAYFARPVLQMIVQQPIVAAARDGQFDIVATVKGGGLSGQAGAVRHGVSKALTYYEPDLRGVLKAGGFLTRDSRVVERKKYGKAKARRSFQFSKR; encoded by the coding sequence ATGGCCGAACAAATCACCTCTCTTGAAGATCTTGGTGGCGCCATGGGTGTGGCTCCCGGTGAAGGCGACGCGCCTGTCACGGATGCTGCCCCTGTCCATGTCCAGAAGCTGGACGACCAGGGCCGCGCCTATGCCACCGGCAAGCGTAAAGACGCCATCGCCCGTGTTTGGGTGAAGCCTGGTTCCGGCCAGATCACTGTCAACGGCAAAGACTTTTCCGCCTATTTCGCACGTCCGGTGCTGCAGATGATCGTGCAGCAGCCGATCGTCGCAGCGGCCCGCGACGGTCAGTTCGACATTGTTGCAACCGTTAAGGGCGGTGGCTTGTCAGGTCAGGCCGGTGCTGTGCGCCACGGCGTTTCCAAAGCGCTCACCTATTACGAGCCGGATCTGCGCGGTGTTCTCAAAGCTGGTGGGTTCCTGACACGTGACAGCCGTGTTGTTGAGCGTAAGAAGTACGGTAAGGCCAAAGCCCGCCGTTCCTTCCAGTTCTCCAAGCGCTAA
- the rplM gene encoding 50S ribosomal protein L13 yields MKTYSAKPAEVEKKWIIIDAEGLVVGRLASLIATRLRGKHKPTFTPHIDCGDNVIVINADKVIFTGRKRENKKYYWHTGYPGGIKERTAKALLEGRFPERVVEKAVERMLPRGPLGRQQLSNMRVYAGAEHPHEAQQPEVLDVKALNAKNSRRAA; encoded by the coding sequence ATGAAGACCTATTCAGCGAAGCCCGCTGAGGTGGAGAAGAAGTGGATTATCATTGACGCCGAAGGCCTTGTGGTCGGGCGTCTGGCATCCCTTATCGCCACCCGCCTGCGCGGCAAGCACAAGCCAACCTTCACGCCGCACATTGACTGCGGCGACAATGTCATCGTGATCAATGCCGATAAGGTGATCTTCACCGGTCGCAAGCGCGAGAACAAAAAGTATTACTGGCACACCGGCTATCCGGGCGGCATCAAAGAGCGCACGGCCAAAGCGCTGCTCGAAGGTCGTTTCCCCGAGCGCGTGGTGGAAAAAGCCGTTGAACGCATGCTGCCGCGTGGTCCACTTGGCCGTCAGCAGCTCTCCAACATGCGCGTCTATGCTGGCGCCGAACACCCCCATGAAGCGCAACAGCCTGAAGTGCTCGACGTCAAAGCGCTGAACGCGAAAAACAGCCGGAGGGCTGCATAA
- a CDS encoding O-acetylhomoserine aminocarboxypropyltransferase, with product MSDKPQGFNTLAVHAGAQPDPTTGARATPIYQTTSFVFEDTEHAANLFGLKAFGNIYTRIMNPTQDVLEQRVAALEGGTAALAVASGHSAQLLVFHTMLQPGDEFIAAKKLYGGSINQFNHSFKSFGWNVVWADPDDVSSFEAAITPKTKAIFIESIANPGGVVTDIEAIAAVAQKAGIPLIVDNTMATPYLVQPIKHGANIVIHSLTKFIGGHGNSMGGIIVDGGNFDWSASDKYPKLSEALDEYHGVKLHEALGGISFAIACRVLGLRDLGPAISPFNAFLIQTGLETLPLRMQRHCDNALAVAQHLQNHDKVAWVSYAGLPGDRYNKLAQKYAPKGAGAVFTFGLKGGHEAGVKLVEGVKMFSHLANIGDTRSLIIHPASTTHSQLTDEQKAEAGAAPDTVRISVGIEDVADIIADLDQALA from the coding sequence ATGAGCGACAAACCCCAAGGCTTCAACACGCTGGCCGTCCATGCGGGCGCCCAGCCCGACCCGACCACCGGCGCGCGGGCAACGCCGATCTATCAGACCACCAGCTTTGTGTTTGAAGACACCGAACACGCAGCCAATCTGTTTGGCCTCAAAGCGTTCGGCAACATCTACACCCGCATCATGAACCCCACGCAGGATGTGCTGGAACAGCGCGTGGCTGCCTTGGAAGGCGGTACGGCAGCACTGGCCGTGGCCTCCGGCCACTCAGCACAGCTCCTGGTATTCCACACTATGTTGCAGCCGGGCGATGAGTTCATTGCCGCCAAAAAGCTCTATGGCGGGTCGATCAACCAGTTCAATCACTCGTTCAAAAGCTTTGGCTGGAACGTGGTTTGGGCCGATCCAGACGATGTTTCGTCGTTCGAAGCAGCGATCACGCCGAAAACCAAGGCGATCTTCATCGAGTCCATCGCCAACCCGGGTGGTGTGGTGACCGATATCGAAGCGATTGCCGCTGTGGCGCAGAAAGCCGGTATCCCGCTAATCGTCGATAACACGATGGCAACGCCATATTTGGTGCAGCCGATCAAGCATGGCGCGAACATCGTCATCCATTCGCTGACCAAGTTCATTGGCGGCCATGGCAACTCCATGGGCGGCATCATTGTCGATGGCGGCAATTTCGATTGGTCGGCGTCTGATAAGTATCCAAAACTCTCCGAAGCTCTGGACGAGTATCACGGTGTAAAACTGCACGAAGCGCTCGGCGGCATTTCCTTCGCTATCGCCTGCCGTGTGCTGGGCCTGCGTGATCTCGGCCCAGCGATCTCTCCGTTTAACGCGTTTCTCATCCAGACCGGCCTTGAAACCCTCCCCCTGCGCATGCAGCGTCACTGCGACAATGCTCTGGCGGTTGCGCAGCATCTGCAAAACCACGACAAGGTGGCGTGGGTGTCTTACGCCGGTTTGCCGGGTGACAGATACAACAAGCTTGCCCAGAAATACGCGCCCAAGGGCGCCGGTGCGGTCTTCACCTTCGGCCTGAAGGGCGGTCATGAGGCCGGTGTGAAGCTGGTGGAGGGCGTGAAAATGTTCTCGCATCTGGCGAACATTGGCGACACCCGCTCGCTGATCATCCACCCGGCGTCGACGACACACAGTCAGCTTACCGATGAGCAAAAGGCTGAAGCCGGCGCGGCGCCTGACACGGTGCGTATCTCGGTTGGCATCGAGGATGTTGCTGACATCATCGCCGACCTCGATCAGGCTCTCGCATAA
- a CDS encoding COX15/CtaA family protein, producing the protein MAVTTNPSDITSLDASIDTYRPVRVWLWCVAALVFLMVFVGGATRLTDSGLSITEWRPITGAIPPLSAEGWEAELEKYRQIPEYQRINRGMSMAEFQFIYWWEWGHRFLGRLVGLAFVVPLIWFAARKALPPQSMPKLLGLLALGGLQGFVGWWMVASGLTERVDVSQYRLAVHLTMAAIILASIAWVAQSMKPIELHLADRRGQAAPGAAMAALLGLFVLVQIFLGALVAGLDAGLTYTTWPLMDGDFIPPAAKLFIQSPWYVNFGENVLTVQWVHRMGAYALLGFAIFHAWRMRRVATDRKDAKMASALVIALLLQALIGIVTLLTQIEMEWALLHQFWAFVILVVTVLHRARLVGHGHLPTSQPA; encoded by the coding sequence ATGGCCGTCACAACCAACCCGTCGGACATCACATCGCTCGACGCCAGCATCGACACCTACCGGCCAGTTCGCGTCTGGCTTTGGTGTGTCGCAGCTTTGGTGTTTTTGATGGTCTTTGTCGGTGGCGCAACGCGGCTCACCGATTCAGGCCTTTCGATCACCGAGTGGCGTCCGATCACCGGCGCGATCCCGCCGTTGAGCGCAGAGGGTTGGGAAGCGGAGCTCGAAAAGTACCGCCAGATCCCCGAATACCAGCGCATCAACCGCGGCATGTCGATGGCGGAGTTTCAGTTCATCTATTGGTGGGAGTGGGGCCACCGGTTTTTGGGCCGCCTTGTCGGGCTTGCCTTTGTTGTCCCGTTGATCTGGTTCGCAGCGCGCAAAGCCCTGCCGCCGCAATCCATGCCCAAGCTCCTGGGGTTGCTGGCTCTTGGTGGCCTCCAAGGTTTTGTTGGCTGGTGGATGGTCGCTTCGGGCCTGACCGAGCGGGTCGATGTCAGCCAATATCGGTTAGCCGTGCATCTGACCATGGCGGCCATTATTCTGGCGTCCATCGCCTGGGTCGCGCAATCGATGAAACCCATTGAGCTTCACCTAGCAGATAGGCGAGGGCAGGCAGCGCCAGGTGCCGCCATGGCAGCCTTACTAGGTCTGTTTGTGTTGGTTCAGATCTTCCTTGGCGCGCTGGTCGCGGGCCTTGACGCCGGGCTCACTTACACGACCTGGCCGCTCATGGACGGTGACTTCATTCCGCCTGCTGCCAAGCTTTTCATCCAATCGCCATGGTATGTGAACTTCGGCGAGAACGTGCTCACCGTTCAATGGGTGCACCGCATGGGAGCTTATGCGCTGCTTGGTTTTGCAATCTTCCATGCCTGGCGCATGCGCCGCGTAGCGACCGATCGCAAGGATGCAAAAATGGCCTCAGCCCTGGTCATCGCGCTACTGCTTCAAGCGCTGATCGGCATCGTCACGCTGCTTACCCAGATCGAGATGGAATGGGCGCTGCTGCACCAGTTCTGGGCATTTGTGATCCTGGTCGTCACGGTTCTGCATCGGGCACGGCTGGTGGGTCATGGGCATCTGCCGACGAGCCAACCGGCATAA
- a CDS encoding DUF2842 domain-containing protein, with amino-acid sequence MALPMRARKLIGTFVLLAFIIIYAFMIMLLGVRLLEDAPQWFSMLYYVVTGCAWAFPAMLILKWMLKPDAPTT; translated from the coding sequence ATGGCTCTTCCCATGCGCGCGCGCAAACTGATAGGAACCTTTGTTCTGCTGGCCTTCATCATCATTTACGCGTTCATGATCATGCTGCTCGGCGTGCGCCTGCTCGAAGACGCGCCGCAATGGTTCTCGATGCTCTATTATGTCGTGACCGGATGCGCCTGGGCTTTCCCGGCGATGCTGATCCTAAAATGGATGCTGAAGCCAGACGCACCGACGACCTAG